Within the Puniceicoccus vermicola genome, the region TTGAACCAGGTCGCGCCGCACCGTCGCCGGGGAGGCTTCGAGCTGGTCGATCAAATCCTGCACGGAGACCCGCTCGGTCTTGCGAACGTAGTCGAGGATCTGTTTCTGACGGGAAATGGCGGTCATTTTGATTATATATGATGGAAAATGATCGAAGTAATCAAGTTAAACTTGTTCTAGGTCCGATAACGGTGCTCTGATGAATGCCGAATTGGGTATTTGTCTTCGGTGGAAAGGCGAAGGTGATCCACCTTATTCTCGGATCTCGGGGCCACAGGTGAGGCCGTCGAGATTCAAAGTGTTCGAAATTGACCGAATGTCTCGAGAAACGGAGTTGTCTCGACGAGAAGTGATATCAAACCTTTGCCCATGATGAAAAAATTATGTAAATCGGATGATTCGCTGCATTTCCAGTAAGGAACCAGGTGGGGTGAATCAACTCCTCCCGCCCGCCTACTGGATGGTTGGCTTGATCTTTGTATTGTTACTCGGGTTGGGGGTGTTGGTCTATTTCATCGCGCGGCCCTTGATTCGTTCAGATGGTGCTGAGGTGATTCCCGGTGCGAGCTATGTCTCGGCCTATCAGCTGCGAACCGATGCGAATCTTTCCAATTTATCATTGGAGGAGGTTCTTCAGTTGAATCAGTCTGAAGCGTTTGAGTTGATGCCAGAAGTCGATGTAGCGCCGGTGCTGAATCAGGAACTCGGAGAAGATCAATGGTATCGATTGGATTTTCACCCAAATGGAATTACTGGGACTATCATTCTAGACTTAGTATGGAGAGTCTTTGATCAAACGGAGCTCTACATTCCGGATTCAAACGGAGGGTGGCGGGTAGAGCTCAGTGGTGCTTGGGTATCGAAATGGGATCCCTTGCGTTCCGAAAGGTGGTCGGCCTTTGAGTTGAACATTCCGGCTGATGAAGGACTTTCTGTGTACTTACACGTAACGGATGGGTTTCGGCTTCCGACTCAATTCCATGTCTGGCGAAATCCCAGCGATTTCCTGCAATGGGAACGTTTCGTGTATGTTAAGAACTTCGGCTATTTTTCCCTTTGGGTTGGGATGGTGGCCTATGGGCTTTTTCTTTACGCCCTTCTCCGGGAGAAGATTCAGTTATACTACGCATTCTTTGTATTTTTGTTCGGCGGAATCCAGCTGATCAGCGAAGGATTGATTTGGTATGTTTTGAGACCGCAACAATGGCCGGTAGGAGAGTTGCTGGTGGCTGTTTTTGGAGTTTTCTCCTTATTCTTTTTATGTCTGTTCGCCCGTAGCTTCCTGAGCACGAAGGAGGAAGATCCTGCTTTGGATCGATGGATGCGGCGGACGCAGAGGATCTCTTTGATTCCTTTGTGTTTGTCGGGAGTGCTGTTTTGGCCCCGTTTTGCGCTTATCTACCTTCAATTTTTCCTGTTGATTGCTTTGATCGTCATCGGGTTTTTGGTAGTAGCCAGTGTAAGACGGTGGATGTTTGGGAGTCGATCGGCCCCATTCTTTCTTCTCGCATTTTCTCCCTATTTTTTCTCTTTGCTCCTGCGGGTATTTGCGGCCCAAGATGTCGTCGTTCGGGACGACGAATTCCGACTTATCACCTTGATTGGAAACGCCCTCTGTTTGATCTTTTTGTCGTGTGCCGCAGCATATCGGCATCGCTTGACCTTAGAGGAGAATTTTCGATTGCAGGCGAGCTATGTGGAACGGCTTGAAGGTGAGGTGGAGGAACGCACTCGCTCATTGAGAAAAATGGGTGAAGAGTTGTCGGAAGCCTTGATTCAGAAGGATCGGATTATGGCGGTGATCGGGCACGATTTGCGGGGTCCAGCGGCTACGTTGCAAGGCTTGGCGGAGTTGTGGAGCATGGATCCTGATGCGTTTACTCGTGAGGAGCTGGCGGAGATGAGCGAGGATATCGCTAATCTTTGTACGCTTCAGATTGAACTCCTGAATAATCTTATGATGTGGGGTGGAAGCCAGCGTGGAGTCTGGAAGATGCAACCCACGCACTGTACGATTAAATCGGTTTTGGGAACTGTCTGGTCTTTGCTGAAACCGATGGCTGCAGCTAAGCACCTAAAACTTCGGGACAACCTGCCGGATAATTTAGAAGCGTATGTCGATGAACAACTGGTACAAACTCTGCTGCGAAACCTGATCGCAAACGCGATTAAATTTTCAATCACTGGGAAGTCGATCGAGGTGGGTGGACAGCGCATGGAGGGTGGTGGGCTGGAAATCTATGTTCGTGACGAGGGAGTCGGGATGTCCCAAGAAAAAGTGAAAGCCCTTTTTCAAGGATCCGTGGAAAGCTCTTCGGGAACGAAGTTAGAAAAAGGCGCAGGAATCGGCTTAATGCTTTGCTACGACATGCTCGTTGCCTCCGGAGGTAATATACGTGTGGAGAGTGAAGAAGGGGTGGGGACGACTCTTACTTTTTCGGTTCCAGAGGCGGAAGGACGGACGGAATGAATCGCTTCAGAATGGAAGGATGAACCTGGAGGCAACGTCCTTTAAGTTTCGCAAACCGCAGACAACCGATCAAGACGGTACAAGGGCGTGAGACGGAATCAAGCGATGCCGTCGTAGTCGATGAATTCGGCTGCGAAGTGGAGATTGGGGATGATGTGGCTCTCCATTTTGCGAAAGTCGATGTTGTTAATGCATGTGCTTGCTATATATTGGGGAGCCCAAATCTGGACAGCAGAGATGCTTATATACAAATATTAGCCTCACGGTAATTTATGAATCTTGATGCAATTGCGCAAGCGGCTGGAGTCTCGCGTATGACGGTTTCCCGGGTAATGCGAAATCATCCGGATGTGAGTCGAAAGACGCGGGAGCGGGTACTCGGAATCGCGTCCGCAATGAATTATCGTCCCAATCCGATGGTCTCGGTTTTGATGTCGCAGGTCGCTGCCGCGAAGAAATCTCAGTTCCATCCTACCTTGGTTTATGGGTGGGAGCACGAGGTCATCCGGACCCGCGCGGCTTTGGAAAAAAGCAAAGGCGGTTACTTTAAATGGGTGAAACGTCGGGCGGAACAGTTGGGCTTTCATGTGGAAGCTCTTCGAATCAACGAAGAGGGGATGTCGCAGAAACGGTACAGCGATATTTTGAAAGCTCGGAATACGCCCGGTTTGATCATTGCTCCTGCAGAAGATCCGGAAGTCTCTTACGATTTTGACTGGGATGCGATGTCCTCGGTGACCTTTGGGTACAGTCTGCGAAGGCCGGCCCTGAATCGGGTCTGCCTCGATTATCAGGCGGGAATCTACAAAGCGCTGAAACGGTTAACTGGGTTGGGATATCGAAAGTTCGGGTTGATGCTCGGGAAGACGACTGATGATAGGATTCAACATTTGTGGAGTTCAGGTTTTTTGACATTTCATTGGGAGGCCGACCTGAATTGCAAATCGAATATATACATAGCTGAAACAGACTCCCAAGATGCTTTCGTGCAATGGTTCGAGTCCCATCCGTTTGAAGTGGTTCTCTCTTATGCGGAAACATCGCACATCGAATGGGCCCGTTCGGTTGAAGCCCGCTTAAACCGAAAGCGGGCCTGTCAATTCGTGCATCTTGACGGTGATTTTATGGAGGAGTCCGCACTCTTTCTGGGGAGTCTGGAATCCTGTCGAAGGCAGATGGGAGAAGCCGCGGTAGAATTACTCGTGGCGCAGATCAAACAAAACGAACATGGGGTGCCGGATCGACAACGGTCGGTGGTGATCCAGCCGGAACTGATTTTGAACGGGGAATCTTGTCAGAGCTGACGGGCCTTATTCGCTTCGATGGGTAGGGGAAGTCGAATCTACGTTTTCGAAGAGCTCGGCAAATTCCGGGACTTTTTCCTGGGCAAGGATAAGAACCCATCCGGCCACTTTCTGGCTGGCCTCGAGCGAGAAGTGCGTGCGGTCGCTCGTGCCGGCGGGAGAAAATTCGGCGGCTCCTTCAGGTCCCATTTCTTGAATCATCGTGACGCTGTACTCGTGAAGGTCCAGATAAGGAACGTCATTTTCTTCGGCGACGATGCGAACCGCTTCTGCGTAGGGCTCCAAAGTGTCTCGGAGTGATCCGTCCTCTCGAAAATGCCGACGACACACTGGCGTAATCAATATGGGTTGAGCGCCAATGGCTCGGGCATCTTCGATATACTGGCGGAGGTGGTCCCTATAGTCGGTCTCCGCCGCACTTTCTCGTTCGGGCCCCTTGCCCTTTTGGTCATTGTGACCGAACTGGATGAGGATCCAGTCGGGTTCATGTGCCAAGGTGGTATCCCACAGGCCTTCGGTTCTGAAGCTTCGCGAACTACGTCCACCTTTGGCTTCATTGTATATCGTGATACCCGGTTTAGCGTATTTTTGCAGTGCCCATCCCCATCCCGCTTGATCGCGATTGGCGCTTCGCCCAGTTACTGTCGAATCGCCGGCCAGGCAGATAATGGTCTCTTCCCCTCGAAGAGAGGTTTGAAGGATTAGTAATAAGCTGAAGATGGACAGCAGAATACGGGTTCGGTTTTTGCTTCGCATGGGTTTTTCTGAAATGGAAAGGAAGATTTTACGCTTTGACCGAATGGAGTGAGCTCACGAAATTTGAGGAAGATTCCGAATTTCTACGAGCGTTGCGTTCTCATTCGGCATGGAATTGCACAGTATCCGGTCTCCTTCGCGGTTAAACACAGGATGATGACAGATGCGATTCGGGTTGCGACCGGGAGGTTCCGTTTCGCCGTTGAATTTGGGGAGGTGCACTTTTTTCAAAGTTTTGCCGGTTCTTCTCGAAATGAAAACGATGTTCCCGCCGGTTGCAATACCTTCGTCGGTGACGATCAAGTCATGATCTGCGGGGCAGGTGGAGGGGTGCCCCCCGCTTGCGTGGTCGCAAATATTGCGATATCCGGTGCCGTCGTAGCGGATTTCCGACAATGTGTACTGACTGGGGCTTTTCGTAGATGGGCCATACCCAATCAGGTGTTCATTGTCTGCTTGCCAAGCCCAGTGAACGCCTCGTCTCTCGAAGCTGAGATCGATTGCCATGTGAATCTCTTCAAGATGGTGATCGGCAGTAAAGACGGTCGTGATTCTGGGTTCCCCGCGTGTTTTTGCGACGCAGTGATTTCCGAAAAAGAAGAGGCACCGGTCACCCCTTCGATTCCAGCGAACGCAATAGGTCATCAAGGTGAGCCCGTCGTGGGAGCCCAGCCTCTTTTTTATCTTTCGGTCTTCTTCGAGGATTCGATCTTTCATCGGGTGACGCTCTAGAATTTCCCGAGTGCTTAACAGGATCCTTGGAGGATCTTCTGCCGAAAACGAAAGTCTTGAGATTCCGTGTTGTTCTCTGGCTTGGAACGGCACCGGTGAGCTTGATTCATCGTATCGTCCGCTTCCATACCCTGCGGCATAGAGCATGCCGTGTTCGCAGGAGAGTGCCGGTTCCCCGAGCGGAGGAATGCCCTCAATGTCTCCACCAACGGTGACAGATGATCGATCCAGCAGATCGAAACGTGTCGTTCTTGGGTGTCTTAGCGTTCCGGTCTGGAAGTAAACCTTCCTGCTATCCGGAGACCAACTCTGCCAGAGGCCCGTGTGCCAAAAACTGTCGGTGGTCGGTACGGCACCAAAGTGATCGAGAATCGTTCCGTTCGGCGAAAGTATCAGAACTTCCGCGACTCGTGATTTTAGGTCGGCACCTGCGGCCAGAATGCGACCGGAGTTGTCTGGGGCATAGGGGCAAAGGCTATAGTAGCTATGTAGAGTCCATCGGTTTCTGACTGGCAACAGCGACAGAGAACCAATGGAAGAGATCGATTCAAGGTTCACAGTGTTTTCGGAATCGATACCTGTGCCCGTATTTCTTTGATCGAGGCTGGTGTGGAGGCGTGTCGGCGAATGCGAACGATTCCGTTTAGGAACGTTTGCGACGACGAAGTGAAATGACGAATAGAACCGCTATCGAGCCGAGCAAGCCGTAGTGATTCGGCTCCGGAATAGACAGTAGTTCGCTTTGAGAAAGAGCAGTGTCGGAGAGGCGAACTTCGTCGATCCACCCGGCGAAGTACCGGGAGGGGCTTCCGTTCGAATAGCTGGCTCCAATGGTGAAATCGGTCGAGGAATTGTAGAGACTGGTATAAGTATCCGAATCGGTGCTCATTGCGATGGTCTCATTGTCAGTAAGGTTCTGAATATAGAAGGTAGCCTCGACTCCTCCCGGATTCGAATAGTTGACACTGGCGGCCACGTAATAATCTTTGCCTATTTCCAGAAGGAAATCGTCTCCGCTGGAAACGAGGGTTTTGGTGAAGCTGGCGCTGGCCCCTTGAGAGATTTGAAGGAACAGACGGTTTGCCCCCAAGCCGGACCCGCCTCCGGTGGTTCCGAATTGCCACGCTGCGTCGCTCGAGTCGAATTGCCCGGCGATAATGCTGGGAGTCGTCGAACCCGAGGAGGAGTTCAGGCGGACGTAGGATTCGATCGTGAAATTTTGGAATCCG harbors:
- a CDS encoding 7TM diverse intracellular signaling domain-containing protein; translated protein: MNQLLPPAYWMVGLIFVLLLGLGVLVYFIARPLIRSDGAEVIPGASYVSAYQLRTDANLSNLSLEEVLQLNQSEAFELMPEVDVAPVLNQELGEDQWYRLDFHPNGITGTIILDLVWRVFDQTELYIPDSNGGWRVELSGAWVSKWDPLRSERWSAFELNIPADEGLSVYLHVTDGFRLPTQFHVWRNPSDFLQWERFVYVKNFGYFSLWVGMVAYGLFLYALLREKIQLYYAFFVFLFGGIQLISEGLIWYVLRPQQWPVGELLVAVFGVFSLFFLCLFARSFLSTKEEDPALDRWMRRTQRISLIPLCLSGVLFWPRFALIYLQFFLLIALIVIGFLVVASVRRWMFGSRSAPFFLLAFSPYFFSLLLRVFAAQDVVVRDDEFRLITLIGNALCLIFLSCAAAYRHRLTLEENFRLQASYVERLEGEVEERTRSLRKMGEELSEALIQKDRIMAVIGHDLRGPAATLQGLAELWSMDPDAFTREELAEMSEDIANLCTLQIELLNNLMMWGGSQRGVWKMQPTHCTIKSVLGTVWSLLKPMAAAKHLKLRDNLPDNLEAYVDEQLVQTLLRNLIANAIKFSITGKSIEVGGQRMEGGGLEIYVRDEGVGMSQEKVKALFQGSVESSSGTKLEKGAGIGLMLCYDMLVASGGNIRVESEEGVGTTLTFSVPEAEGRTE
- a CDS encoding LacI family DNA-binding transcriptional regulator — translated: MNLDAIAQAAGVSRMTVSRVMRNHPDVSRKTRERVLGIASAMNYRPNPMVSVLMSQVAAAKKSQFHPTLVYGWEHEVIRTRAALEKSKGGYFKWVKRRAEQLGFHVEALRINEEGMSQKRYSDILKARNTPGLIIAPAEDPEVSYDFDWDAMSSVTFGYSLRRPALNRVCLDYQAGIYKALKRLTGLGYRKFGLMLGKTTDDRIQHLWSSGFLTFHWEADLNCKSNIYIAETDSQDAFVQWFESHPFEVVLSYAETSHIEWARSVEARLNRKRACQFVHLDGDFMEESALFLGSLESCRRQMGEAAVELLVAQIKQNEHGVPDRQRSVVIQPELILNGESCQS
- a CDS encoding rhamnogalacturonan acetylesterase, producing the protein MRSKNRTRILLSIFSLLLILQTSLRGEETIICLAGDSTVTGRSANRDQAGWGWALQKYAKPGITIYNEAKGGRSSRSFRTEGLWDTTLAHEPDWILIQFGHNDQKGKGPERESAAETDYRDHLRQYIEDARAIGAQPILITPVCRRHFREDGSLRDTLEPYAEAVRIVAEENDVPYLDLHEYSVTMIQEMGPEGAAEFSPAGTSDRTHFSLEASQKVAGWVLILAQEKVPEFAELFENVDSTSPTHRSE
- a CDS encoding LamG-like jellyroll fold domain-containing protein, whose protein sequence is MRKKTILLPLLSISSILSFLPFAASGATVGYWRFENSSNVGEDSSGNGFDMTNNTAPADVDVISNASFTDFPNPVPQTGAPNAQTGNFDSPATSYLSIGDQAEFGFQNFTIESYVRLNSSSGSTTPSIIAGQFDSSDAAWQFGTTGGGSGLGANRLFLQISQGASASFTKTLVSSGDDFLLEIGKDYYVAASVNYSNPGGVEATFYIQNLTDNETIAMSTDSDTYTSLYNSSTDFTIGASYSNGSPSRYFAGWIDEVRLSDTALSQSELLSIPEPNHYGLLGSIAVLFVISLRRRKRS